The sequence GGGCGGAGATATCATGTTTATGGTTATAATGTATGGACTTTGTTTTTTTACGCTGTTAAATGTGAGTCTGACTTTTCGAATGGGTGATACCGGGGAGCGAAGAGTCGATGAAAATGGATATGTGATTCAGACAAAGACAGAGATTGTCGTAAAGGTATACTGGACGTGTACACTTCTGGTACAGTGGGTCATTCTCTTTGCGGACACGGTTATCTCAATGACTCCTCTGGTGAGAGGAATCATTTGGGGAGTTTGTTTTTTGATAAATTTGTTTTTTGTCGTGGTGTATGTGGGAGCCTTTTTGAAGGAGATCCTTTTATATGAAAATGTCTATTGTCAGAGATCAAAAAGAGATGATGTGCAGTATGATATTTGTTAATAACGAGAGGAGGAACAGACTTGGAAATTATCATACGGGAAAATGACAGTTTGCCAATCTATGAACAGATTGTGAGGGAAGTAAAAAAGGCGATTATTAAAAAAGAGATTATGCCGGGGGATATGATGCCGTCCATCCGAGCGCTTGCCAGAGAGCTGGAGATTAGTGTTATCACAACAAAACGTGCATATGAGGAGCTTGAAAAAGAGCAATTAATCTATTCGGTGGCGGGAAAAGGATTTTATGTAAAAGCGAGAAACAGAGAATTGCTGAAAGAAGATCAGATCCGCCAGATAGAAGAAAAGATGATGGATGTGGTGGAACAGGCAAAGGAGATGGGAGTGTCTCTTCGGGAGCTGAAAAAAATGTTGGAAATGTTTTATGTGGGAGGGCGATAGTATGTCTGGAGTATTACAATGTGAGCATGTGGCGCGGTTGTATCAGGGATTTGCATTAAAACCAATGTCATTTGAGATTGAAAAAGGATATCTGACAGGACTTGTGGGTGTAAATGGAGCGGGGAAATCTACGCTTTTGAATATTCTGGCAGGTATTGATGACAGGTATCAGGGAGAGGTCATCATTGCCGGAAAAAATCTGCGGACCGAATATGAGGAAGCAAAGCAGAAGGTGGCGCTGGTATCCGAGAAGCTTTCATATTTTATGGATAAGACACCTTTGGAAAATGGAGAATTGCTTGGAGTTTATTTTGAACGGTGGAGTATGGAGGAGCTGTATCTTTGGCTGGACCGGCTGGAAGTACCGAAAGGACAGCCGATTTATCAGCTTTCTAAAGGAATGTATATGAAATATCAACTCGCCTTTGCAATGTCTTATCAGCCGGAGTTTTTGCTGCTGGATGAGCCGACGGCAGGATTCGACCCGGTATTTCGAAAGGATTTCATCGGAATCATACAGGATATCAGAGATCGGGAAATCGGTGTGCTGATGTCCACTCATATTATCAGTGATATTGATCAGATTGCAGACTATGTAATGCTTATTGATGATGGAGAGTTAAAGTTCTCCAAGACAAGAGAGGAGCTTGGAAATCATTCTATACAGGAACTGATAGGACAATATGGACATAAGAAAGCGACAGTCAGAGATCTTTTGAGGAGGGAATGAGATGAAAGAAATGTATCGAAGAGAGAAGCGGAGAATACGATTTGAAAGATGGAGTTGGATTACCATCACGTGGATTCTGTATCTTATAAAATTACAAGGACAAGTACCTTCATTTTATTCGCAACATTATGAGGAAAGAACAAATATGATATTGGATTTTGATGCAAGCATATTGATTTTTTTAGGATTCTTTCTTCTGTTATCTGTAAACGATACTCTCTTTTTTATACGAGAGCAGGGAAAGAAAGTTTATTTGTTAGAAAAATATGCAATTGTACCGATGCGTAAGAAGAAATTATATGAAGTGCGGGTGAGATTGTTTTTAGAGACTATTCTTTATTTTATAATCGGTGCAAGTTGCATTTACGCAATCATGACAATTGCTAATGACTGTATATTTTCTCCTGCGGTTCTTTGTTTCGGTGCGATTAAGGTTCTTTGCGGCTGGATGATTATGATGATTTTGTTTATTGTGTTTTTGGATTTGTATCAGGAACACCAGTTTCGAAAAAAATAGAGGGACGGAATCTTTCGGAATTCTTAAGATTTTCATGGCGGGAAACTTAAACTTTCTAAGCTACAATACAATTAAATCAAATGAAGTAACGAAAGGATGAGTATTATGATTATGCAAAAGAAAGGATTATTATTATTTTTATGTTCCCTGATTCCAGGAGCGGGAGAGTTATATATGGGATTTAAGAAACGCGGTGTCAGTATGATGGCAATCTTTTGGGGAATTGTCGCACTGGCATGTGTATCGGGATTAGAATGGTTTGCACTGGCGCTTCCGGTTGTCTGGGCATATAGTTTTTTCCAGATACACAATTTGAAATCTTTGCCGGAAGAAGTGTTCTACTTGCAAAAAGATGAATATGCATTTCACTTTGGCTATGTCTTGGAACACAAACGAGAAATGCTGAAAAAGTATCGGGTAGTGATTGCAGCAGTATGTATTTTACTTGGAGGTTCGGTGTTGTTCCATACTTTTGGAGATATTTTATATTATTTACTTCCGATGCATTTGGCGGATTCATTTGCTATGGTAAGTGGAATGATAAAAAATGCAGTTGTGGCGGTTGTCTTTTTAGGCGGTGGTATTTACCTTGCCGTAAACAAAGAGAAATGGCAGGATTTTTTTGAAAAAGAAAATTAAGAAAAATTGCGGGCGATAGGAAACTTTCGTCCGTATTTTTATGCACTTCAAAGGTGGAAAAAGGTGAGATTTTGGGATATACTGTAACAAAATGCAAGTGGAAGGGAAAGTAGAGCAGATATGAGTAAAAAAATTACAGTTGCAGGAATTGGTGGAGTTGGAGGATATCTTGCAGGAATATTGGTGGATACCTATGATGAAGTTTCATTTATTGCGAGAGGTGAACGAAAGAAAAGTCTCGAAGAGAATGGGCTTGTTATATTGGAAAAGGAATTGTTGTGGATTCTTTGATTTATATCTTATCCTATACGAAAGAGGATTTTTCAGTAGTGCAGAAAGAGAATTTTGCCGATATTAAGATTGGAATTTCCAATGCGAATGAGAGGGAGAAAAAGGCAGTAGAAGACGTATACCAGTTGCTGAGAGGGGCGAAGGTGGACTGCGTTGCTGCGGAAGATATTGAGGCAGAGATTTGGAGAAAATACATATTTAACTGTGCGTACAATGTGCTAACCGCTCATTATCGGCAAAATGTCGGAGAACTTCGTGCAGATGCAAAGAAGCGGGAAGAGTTTCGCCGATTATTGCAGGAGGCTTATGAAGTCGGGAAGGCAAAAGGAGTGCATCTGGAGGAAGAAGATATAGTAAGGCACCAGAATCGATTTGAAAATAAACTTGCAGATGATGCGACAAGTTCACTGCAAAGAGATGTGGAGGATGGGAAGCACAATACAGAGCTTGAGACATTTTGCGATACATTGTCCGTGTGGGGAGAGAGCTTGGGGTAGATGTTTCGCTCACAGAGAAATTTTACAGGATGGATTCGTGAGTGCGTATTTTTGAAAGGACTGAGTAAAAAGAAAGGGAAAGCTGCTCCAGTGGCGCAAGCTTCCCCAAATGTAACTTAGATAATTTTTGTTGTCCATTTTGTGCAGTCCCAAACTTCATTTACGACGTCGCAGTAAAATTCCGGTTCGTGACAGATGAGAAGGACACTGCCTTTGTATTCCAGTAAGGCGCGTTTTAATTCGTCTTTGGCATCTACGTCGAGATGGTTGGTTGGCTCATCTAAAAGCAGGATATTTGTCTCGCGGTTGATCAATTTGCAGAGACGCACTTTTGCCTGTTCACCACCGCTTAACACACGCACCTGACTTTCGATATGTTTTGTCGTCAGACCACACTTGGCAAGGGCGGAACGTACTTCATACTGAGTATAGGAAGGGAATTCCTGCCAAATCTCTTCGATACAGGTTGTTTTGTTGTCTGGTGCAGATTCTTGTTCGAAATATCCAATCTGCAGATTTTCACCCAGTTCGACGGAACCGCTCAGTGGTTTGATCAGGCCTAAGATACTTTTTAATAAGGTTGTTTTTCCGATTCCGTTTGCGCCGACCAATGCAATTTTATGTCCGCGTTCCATAGATAAAGTCAGAGGTTTGGAAAGTGGTTCGTTGTATCCAATAACTAAATCTTTTGTCTCGAAGATATATTTTCCAGGAGTCCGTCCCTGTTTGAAATGAAATTCCGGCTTTGGACGTTCTGCCGCAAGTTCAATGACATCCATTTTATTCAGTTTTTTCTGGCGGGACATCGCCATATTTCTTGTGGAAACACGAGCTTTATTTCTGGCAACAAAGTCTTTCAGCTCACTGATTTCCTGCTGTTGGCGTTTGTAGGCCGCTTCAAGCTGGGCTTTCTTTACGGCATACACTTCCTGAAAATGATCATAATCTCCAACATAGCGGTTCAATTCCTGATTCTCCATGTGGTAGATGATGTTGATAACTTCGTTCAGGAATGGGATGTCATGAGAAATCAGGATAAATGCATTCTCGTAGTCAATCAGATAACGTTTCAACCATGCGATGTGTTCTTCATCCAGATAGTTTGTCGGTTCATCTAAAAGCAGGATGTCCGGTTTTTCCAAAAGTAGTTTGGCAAGCAGTACTTTTGTGCGCTGACCGCCACTTAAATCGGTTACGTCTTTCTCAAGACCGATATCCAAAAGACCGAGTGCGCGGGCAACTTCCTCCACCTTTGCATCAATGACATAAAAATCATGCAGCGTGAGTGTGTCCTGAATTGTTCCCAGTTCTTCCATGAGCGTCATCATCTCTTCTTCGTCTGCATCTCCCAGAGAGTCACAGATGGTATTCATTTTTTCTTCCAGTTCAAATAAATATGCAAATGCAGATTTTAGAACGTCCTGAATGGTCATCCCTTTTTCCAATACAGTGTGCTGATCGAGATATCCGACGCGGACATTTTTTGCCCATTCGATCTTGCCCTCGTCAGGCTGTAGTTTTCCGGTTACAATATTTAAAAATGTGGACTTTCCTTCACCGTTTGCTCCGACCAGACCGATATGCTCGCCCTTTAAAAGACGAAACGAGACGTCGCCGAAGATGGCACGGTCACCAAATCCATGTGATAAATGTTCGACATTTAAAATACTCATTTCGAAACTCCTTATTGTTGATAATTTAATTGATGTATATTGTCAATTAAAATTATTTTACACGATAAATAGAGTTTTGTCATCAAACTTCTGCTAAAGAACATCTTTTACAATGCGGAGAATGTTTTTTGACCAGATTTTTTCCAGTTGCCGTTCGGTGAATCCTCTCTTTTGCAATTCTGCGTATAGACGGTCAATCTGACCGATATCTGTCAGTTCTAATTTGCCGTCATCAAATCCATCGAAATCAGTTCCGATTGCCACCGAATCTTCTCCGCCGATATAAAACAGATGGAGAGCGTGTTCTGCCAGAGCTGAAACGGATGCGTGTCCGGCTGGGTTTACAAAATATGGATAAAAATTCAATCCGATTACGCCTCCTTTTTCTGCCAGTGCACGAATCATGTCGTCAGTCAGATTTCTCGGGTGCTCACAGAGTGCTCTTGCATTGGAGTGGGAGGCGACAATAGGTTTGGAGCTGGTGCTTAGCACATCCCAAAAGCCACCGTCTGATAAATGTGACACATCGATTAACATTCCGAGGGAATTCATTTGCTCAACTACCTCAAAGCCAAATGGTTTCAATCCTTTCTGCATGATTTTGCGGTCTTTACTGTTTGGAGAGCCAATGCAGTTTTCTTCGTTCCAAAGGAGCGTAACCAAACGGACTCCTTCCTGATAGAGCGTGTGTAAGCGATTCATTTGGCTATCCAAAATACCGCCTTCCTCGATCGTCAGAAAAGCGGAAAGTTTTCCCTGCGCCTGATTTTTGTCAAATTCCAGAAAATTTCGTGCGATTGCGATTGCGTCTTTGTTTTGAACAACTTCTTGCTTTATGCGTGTAAGCATTTGCATAGCATAGTCATAGCCCTTCGTATAACGACCATTTCCCTCAAATTGCTTTAGATAAATGAAACAGGCAAAAAACTGGGCAGTACTCTTGGCTCGTTTCAATTTTTGTAAATCTACACAAAACGGATTATCTTTTAATGTAGTCCCGTTTGTCTCCATCAATTTCCAAATGGTGTCACAGTGCATATCAATCAAATTCATATTTTTTTACTCCTTGCATAATCTGTATTGTTATAGTCTACTCTATTATAAAAAGGATGTATATATGAAATCAAAAATTGGAATTGTTATTTGTGGGTTGATGGGGGAAAAGCAGTTTGTGAGTGACGCCTATATAAAGGCGGTGAAGTCGGCAGGAGGTCTCCCGATTATTCTGCCGCTTGTCAAATCGAATGAAGTGATTGCGGACTATGTGAAACTGTGCAGCGGTTTTCTGTTTTGTGGGGGCGGTGACATTACGCCACTGCTTTTTGGAGAAGAGCCGGCACGTGGAATCGGGGAGACGGACATTGCGTTGGATCTGTTTCAGATTCGACTTATGAAATCGATTCTTAAGAGCAAAAAGCCGGTGCTTGCCATCTGTCGTGGCATGCAGATTTTAAATGTAGCTTGTCATGGCACAATCTGTCAGGATATAGAACTTCGAAAAGAACCTTCAATCAACCATATGCAGACAAGCATCTCGCGAAAGGACATCAGTCATAAAGTGAATACTGTTGCTGGCAGCAGGCTGCACCGGATTATCGGAGAGTTTGCCTACACAAACAGTTTTCATCATCAGGTAATTGAGGAGGTGGGGGAAGCGCTGCAAGTTACCGGAAGAACGGCAGACGGCGTGATTGAGGCAATAGAAATGCCATCGCACCCCTTTGTGCTCGGGGTACAATGGCATCCGGAAAGCATGTATGAAATTTCATCAGACATGCGCTATCTTTTTCGCGCATTTATGCATTTTGCAGAAAAATAAATTCGCAATCTTAGTACATCATACTATTTAATACAGATGGATCAAATAGTAAGGAGAAAATGATGATGAAAAAGCCGACGACCAGAAATGCTACGGATATCAAGAGCAGTACGACCAGTTTCATCCGTTCTTCTTTCGCAAACAGGCTGTTTTTTGCTTGTTTTGTCCCTTTGTGAATCAGATAATTTCCGATTGTGAGTAAAAGTGGAATAGCAGCTCCGTACATCACATACATTCCAATCGAGATCAAAGGGATTCCACTGTCTGTCATAGTCGACATTTGGCTTTGGAACATCTCATTTGAGTACATGGATTTCATTACGAAAATACTAAGCAGCGGCATGGCGTTGTTGATTGCATGAAACAGTGCTCCGTAAATCATATTGTCGGTCTCATATACAATGTAGCCGAGCATAATGCCAAGCAGTGCCGTCGGAACAAATCTCCAAATATTTCCGTGAAATGCACCGAAAATCAAGCCTGTGACAACAATGGCAATCCATTTGTTTTTTCCATTGTCAAAGCTGTGCATTACAACACCGCGAAATACGGCTTCTTCACAGATTGCAGGTGAGATGGACACAATCACAAAAGAAATTATAAATGTCAAACTTGCGAATTCCATTCCAAGACCCTGACTGACACCGATCACTTCTTCAGGGAAAAAGTATGCGATGATCATGGTGATGATCATAATTGCAAGAAATGATCCAATCCATAGTAAAATCGTCCCAAAAACAGCCGAAAGTTTTGGCTTGTGAATTGGAAAGACTTGTTTGAAATCACCTCTGACAGCAGCAGTAAGAGCAACTGCAAGCATAAGCAGAAGTATTTCGTTTAGCAAAGTACCGTAAAGTCCAAGCTTTGCTCCTAAAATTGGACTTACAAAAAATACACAGACAGCTGACAAGACCAGCATGATGATTCCGTGATATACTTTCAGTGTTTTTCTGTTTTCTTCCATATAAAAAATATCCTTCCTAAATTATTTTGTTCTCATTATAGCATATTATCTTTCAATACAGACATAATAAACTTGGAAACTTATTATAAATTTTTCATTATGAGGAGGAACCCATTATGTCTGATATTTCTATTTTAGATTTACAGAATCTCCGTCATCTAATCGGCGGGTATGAAACGACACACTGCAAAATGACTGATTATGCAAATCAGGCGCAGGATGCTGAGATTAAAAAACTTTTTCAAGATGCAGCGGATTCTGCAATGAAAAATAAACAAGATCTGATGAAATTTTTGTAAGAGGGAGGAAGTAGAATGAACGAGAAAACAATGGTATCGGATGCGCTTGTCGGTGTAAACGGAGAGTTGAAAATGTTTGGAGAGATGATTCCGCAGACAGAGAACAAAGAGTTAAAACAATGCCTGAAACAGATTCGAAGCGAATGTGAAATGTCACAGGAAAAATTATATCAGGTGGCGCGTGAAAAGAGTTATTATGTTCCTGCCGCGAAGGCGACACGTGAAGAAATCGATCATGTAAAAAACATTTTGACACAACCATCTATGAAATAACATTGGTATGAATTTCAGGCATCGTAAAGCAACATGCCACGGTGCCTGAAATAAAAAATAATCCCGTTCTTTTGGAGGTTTGGAAGGATGAAGCATAGCTTAAAGAAATCAGAAATATTTGGTGCGATATTTGTGATGGTGTTTGGGACGTTGATGCACTTTTTTTATGATTGGTCCGGAAAGAATCCTATAGTTGCTCTGTTTGCCCCGTACAACGAATCCACCTGGGAACACTTGAAACTATTGTTTTTCCCTGTTTTGATTTATTCGGTTTTCCAATATGCATATATCGGGAAACAATATTCGGGCTATGTTACCGGAAGACTTGCAGGAATCGTGAGTGGTGCATTGACGATTGTCATCGTTTTCTACACGTATATGGCGGTTTTCAAACATCCAATTCTTTGGATTGATGTTACACTTTTTTATCTTAGTGTGATCGTTTGCTATCGAGTTGCTTACTCGATTACGCGGCAAGAAAAAATACCAAGGACAGCAGAAATATTGTCCGGGATTTGCCTGATTGGTATTATGCTGTCATTTTTTTATCTTTCTGTTTTGTAAATGGATTTTTGAAAACTAGAAATTTGCCCGATATTTTTATTGCTACAATGCGTTAAAGTGTGATAGTATGTAGAAGATACAAATGTATCAAATACATATTTGAGAGGTTATTATGGATAAAAGAGAGAAATTTACAAGCAAGCTTGGCTTTGTTATGGCTTGCATCGGTTCAGCAATTGGACTTGGTAACATATGGATGTTTCCATATCGATTAGGTGCCTACGGAGGGGCAGCGTTTTTGATTCCGTATTTTATCTTTGTATTCATTCTGGGAACAACCGGATTGATTACAGAGTTCGCATTTGGACGGCATTTTAGTGGCGGATCGATGACAGGTATTATGACCGTGTTCAAAGAAAAGAAATTAAAAGGCGGGAAAATTGTCGGGATGCTTCCGGCGATCGGTCTGCTTGGAATCTTTATGTTTTACAATATTGTTGTGGGATGGATTCTAAAATATTTTGTTTTAAGCGGAACTGGGAAATTAAAGACAATCGATAAGGATACATATTTCAATCAGTTTGCAGGTTCTTCGGCATCTATTCCGTGGGATGCGATTGCGATTGTACTTACGGTAGTAGTAATTTGTGCGGGAGTAATTAAGGGAATCGAGAGAGTCAGCAAGATTATCATGCCGGCGCTGTTTGTGATCTTTATCTTACTTGCGATTCGATCTTTATCGCTTCCGGGATCTATGGAAGGGGTAAAATTTTTACTGCAGCCGAAATGGCATCATTTGCTGGAGCCAGATACATGGGTTATGGCGCTTGGACAGGCATTCTTTACGGTATCGCTTAATGGATGTGGAATGGTCGTATATGGAAGTTACCTGAAAAAAGATTACAATATTCCAAAACTTGCAATCAGTACAGCAGTGCTTGACACATTGGCAGCAGTGCTTGCGTCATTTGTGATCATGCCCGCAGTATTTGCATTTGGTCTGGATGTCAATGCGGGACCGCCACTTCTGTTTATGACGATGCCGATCATCTTTGATAAGATGCCGGGAGGAACGATTATTGCGATTGTATTCTTCTTAAGTTTGTTCTTTGCAGCAATTTCTTCTTCCATCAATATGCTGGAAGGTGTTGTGGAGGCAATTATATCAAACACAAAATTAACGCGTGTAAAAGCGGTCATTCTTGTTGGTGTAGTGACATTTGTACTGTCGATTCCATTAAACTTAAGCATGACAACATTTGACAATTTTACAAACTTGATTACAGTAGTTGTCTCACCGGTCATGGCGTTGCTGGTATTGATTGTATTCTACTATCTCTATGATGCGAAGAAAGCGCTTGCGGGAATCAACGAAGGTGCAGAAAAGCCGCTTGGCAATACATTTTTATACTTTGCAAAATATGTGTTTACGATTGTGACGATTTTGGTTGTTGTTCTTGGAATTGCATATGGAGGAATTGGGTAAACATTCGATTTTTCCAGAAAAAAGAAAATGCGGGTTGTAATAAAAAATTACAATCTGTATTTTTTTGTAGTATTTATGGAAAAAGCTTGACTGTGCCCTAAGGGAACATGATATAAAAAAGATAGAAATAGCATAAAGGAGGTGGGGAAGATGCGAATAAAAGAAGTCGAAGATTTGACGGGACTTACAAGAAAAGCGATTCGCTATTATGAAGAGAATGGACTGATTCAGACTGTCAAGGGGGCAAATGGATATAAAGAGTATGATGAGGAGACTGTAAAATGTCTTTTGGAGATTAAAAAATTACGTCTTTTGGATTTTTCCGTAAGCGACATTGCAGCTTATCAAAATGATCGGAATTGGGAACAGATTGTGAAAGAAAAAATAGAAGAAACAGAGGATGCAATTAAAACCGCCGGAAGGCGAAAAAAACTGTTAGAGCAGGTTCAAAAAGGAAAGACGCTTTCGGAACTTGATGTAGAGCAAGAATTGTGGAAAAA comes from Coprococcus phoceensis and encodes:
- a CDS encoding GntR family transcriptional regulator, whose amino-acid sequence is MEIIIRENDSLPIYEQIVREVKKAIIKKEIMPGDMMPSIRALARELEISVITTKRAYEELEKEQLIYSVAGKGFYVKARNRELLKEDQIRQIEEKMMDVVEQAKEMGVSLRELKKMLEMFYVGGR
- a CDS encoding ABC transporter ATP-binding protein; its protein translation is MSGVLQCEHVARLYQGFALKPMSFEIEKGYLTGLVGVNGAGKSTLLNILAGIDDRYQGEVIIAGKNLRTEYEEAKQKVALVSEKLSYFMDKTPLENGELLGVYFERWSMEELYLWLDRLEVPKGQPIYQLSKGMYMKYQLAFAMSYQPEFLLLDEPTAGFDPVFRKDFIGIIQDIRDREIGVLMSTHIISDIDQIADYVMLIDDGELKFSKTREELGNHSIQELIGQYGHKKATVRDLLRRE
- a CDS encoding ketopantoate reductase family protein, whose translation is MSKKITVAGIGGVGGYLAGILVDTYDEVSFIARGERKKSLEENGLVILEKELLWIL
- a CDS encoding ketopantoate reductase family protein encodes the protein MDSLIYILSYTKEDFSVVQKENFADIKIGISNANEREKKAVEDVYQLLRGAKVDCVAAEDIEAEIWRKYIFNCAYNVLTAHYRQNVGELRADAKKREEFRRLLQEAYEVGKAKGVHLEEEDIVRHQNRFENKLADDATSSLQRDVEDGKHNTELETFCDTLSVWGESLG
- a CDS encoding ABC-F family ATP-binding cassette domain-containing protein; its protein translation is MSILNVEHLSHGFGDRAIFGDVSFRLLKGEHIGLVGANGEGKSTFLNIVTGKLQPDEGKIEWAKNVRVGYLDQHTVLEKGMTIQDVLKSAFAYLFELEEKMNTICDSLGDADEEEMMTLMEELGTIQDTLTLHDFYVIDAKVEEVARALGLLDIGLEKDVTDLSGGQRTKVLLAKLLLEKPDILLLDEPTNYLDEEHIAWLKRYLIDYENAFILISHDIPFLNEVINIIYHMENQELNRYVGDYDHFQEVYAVKKAQLEAAYKRQQQEISELKDFVARNKARVSTRNMAMSRQKKLNKMDVIELAAERPKPEFHFKQGRTPGKYIFETKDLVIGYNEPLSKPLTLSMERGHKIALVGANGIGKTTLLKSILGLIKPLSGSVELGENLQIGYFEQESAPDNKTTCIEEIWQEFPSYTQYEVRSALAKCGLTTKHIESQVRVLSGGEQAKVRLCKLINRETNILLLDEPTNHLDVDAKDELKRALLEYKGSVLLICHEPEFYCDVVNEVWDCTKWTTKII
- a CDS encoding dipeptidase, whose product is MNLIDMHCDTIWKLMETNGTTLKDNPFCVDLQKLKRAKSTAQFFACFIYLKQFEGNGRYTKGYDYAMQMLTRIKQEVVQNKDAIAIARNFLEFDKNQAQGKLSAFLTIEEGGILDSQMNRLHTLYQEGVRLVTLLWNEENCIGSPNSKDRKIMQKGLKPFGFEVVEQMNSLGMLIDVSHLSDGGFWDVLSTSSKPIVASHSNARALCEHPRNLTDDMIRALAEKGGVIGLNFYPYFVNPAGHASVSALAEHALHLFYIGGEDSVAIGTDFDGFDDGKLELTDIGQIDRLYAELQKRGFTERQLEKIWSKNILRIVKDVL
- a CDS encoding gamma-glutamyl-gamma-aminobutyrate hydrolase, encoding MKSKIGIVICGLMGEKQFVSDAYIKAVKSAGGLPIILPLVKSNEVIADYVKLCSGFLFCGGGDITPLLFGEEPARGIGETDIALDLFQIRLMKSILKSKKPVLAICRGMQILNVACHGTICQDIELRKEPSINHMQTSISRKDISHKVNTVAGSRLHRIIGEFAYTNSFHHQVIEEVGEALQVTGRTADGVIEAIEMPSHPFVLGVQWHPESMYEISSDMRYLFRAFMHFAEK
- a CDS encoding type II CAAX endopeptidase family protein; protein product: MEENRKTLKVYHGIIMLVLSAVCVFFVSPILGAKLGLYGTLLNEILLLMLAVALTAAVRGDFKQVFPIHKPKLSAVFGTILLWIGSFLAIMIITMIIAYFFPEEVIGVSQGLGMEFASLTFIISFVIVSISPAICEEAVFRGVVMHSFDNGKNKWIAIVVTGLIFGAFHGNIWRFVPTALLGIMLGYIVYETDNMIYGALFHAINNAMPLLSIFVMKSMYSNEMFQSQMSTMTDSGIPLISIGMYVMYGAAIPLLLTIGNYLIHKGTKQAKNSLFAKEERMKLVVLLLISVAFLVVGFFIIIFSLLFDPSVLNSMMY
- a CDS encoding spore coat protein, which translates into the protein MNEKTMVSDALVGVNGELKMFGEMIPQTENKELKQCLKQIRSECEMSQEKLYQVAREKSYYVPAAKATREEIDHVKNILTQPSMK
- a CDS encoding DUF6512 family protein encodes the protein MKHSLKKSEIFGAIFVMVFGTLMHFFYDWSGKNPIVALFAPYNESTWEHLKLLFFPVLIYSVFQYAYIGKQYSGYVTGRLAGIVSGALTIVIVFYTYMAVFKHPILWIDVTLFYLSVIVCYRVAYSITRQEKIPRTAEILSGICLIGIMLSFFYLSVL
- a CDS encoding sodium-dependent transporter, with translation MDKREKFTSKLGFVMACIGSAIGLGNIWMFPYRLGAYGGAAFLIPYFIFVFILGTTGLITEFAFGRHFSGGSMTGIMTVFKEKKLKGGKIVGMLPAIGLLGIFMFYNIVVGWILKYFVLSGTGKLKTIDKDTYFNQFAGSSASIPWDAIAIVLTVVVICAGVIKGIERVSKIIMPALFVIFILLAIRSLSLPGSMEGVKFLLQPKWHHLLEPDTWVMALGQAFFTVSLNGCGMVVYGSYLKKDYNIPKLAISTAVLDTLAAVLASFVIMPAVFAFGLDVNAGPPLLFMTMPIIFDKMPGGTIIAIVFFLSLFFAAISSSINMLEGVVEAIISNTKLTRVKAVILVGVVTFVLSIPLNLSMTTFDNFTNLITVVVSPVMALLVLIVFYYLYDAKKALAGINEGAEKPLGNTFLYFAKYVFTIVTILVVVLGIAYGGIG